The Candidatus Methylomirabilota bacterium genomic sequence GCCCAGCGGGCCGCCGCGGTGGGCGCACGCGTTGTCGATCGCGTAGAATCTGCCGTCCACGTTGAAGAGGGCGAGTGTCCTGCCGTCCGCCTCGACGACCCGGCCCTCGCCCGGCTCGACGTCGCCCACGCTCGCGACCCTGACCCGTCGCCCTCCCGCCATCGGCGTTCCTCCCGCGCTCAGCGTCCGAGCCGCGCGACCGCGCGCCATCGGAAGCAGTCGGTCGTGTGGTCGTTGACCAGCCCCACGGCCTGCATGAAAGCGTAGCAGATCGTCGGGCCGACGAATCCGAAGCCGCGCGCCCGGAGGTCCCGGCTCAGCGCGCGCGCCGTGGCCGTCTCGGCGGGCACCCGGCGTCGCGAGCGCCACGCGTTCTGGATGGGCGCGCCCCCGACGAACCGCCACACGTAGGCGTCGAAGCTCCCATGCTCGCGGCGCACGTCGAGGAACGCCCGCGCGTTCGCGATCGCGGCGACGATCTTCGCGCGGTTCCTGACGATGCCCGCGTCGCCCAGCAGGCGCCGCACGTCCGCAGCGCCGTAGCGCGCGACCTTCCGGGGATCGAAGCGGTCGAAGGCGCGGCGGTACGTCGCGCGCTTGCGGAGGATCGTGGACCACGCGAGGCCGGCCTGGGCGCCCTCGAGCACCAGGAACTCGAAGAGCCGGCGGTCGTCGTGCCGCGGCACGCCCCACTCCCGGTCGTGGTAGCGGACCATCGCGGCGTCCCCGCCGACCCAGGCGCAGCGGCGCGTCAGCGCTGGAGCTCGAGGACCCTGAGGTTGGTGAAGTCCGCCTCCATGT encodes the following:
- a CDS encoding DNA-3-methyladenine glycosylase I; protein product: MTRRCAWVGGDAAMVRYHDREWGVPRHDDRRLFEFLVLEGAQAGLAWSTILRKRATYRRAFDRFDPRKVARYGAADVRRLLGDAGIVRNRAKIVAAIANARAFLDVRREHGSFDAYVWRFVGGAPIQNAWRSRRRVPAETATARALSRDLRARGFGFVGPTICYAFMQAVGLVNDHTTDCFRWRAVARLGR
- a CDS encoding Rieske 2Fe-2S domain-containing protein; translation: MAGGRRVRVASVGDVEPGEGRVVEADGRTLALFNVDGRFYAIDNACAHRGGPLGEGDLEGRVVTCPWHAWRWDVTTGANVNNPAVGVACVPVVVENGAVFVEF